In Botrytis cinerea B05.10 chromosome 3, complete sequence, the genomic stretch TGCTACAAAGTGAATAGAGTTATCTTTTCAGCCTGGAGCTGTACCTTGACCTGACTCGGCCTAATCGGACCAAGGGTCATATCCGGTATCAGGGTGTGGCCATCCCAAATCCTCTGCAATGTCAGACCAACGCAGAATTTCTTCGTCCTCGTCGTTTGGGCTCAGACAGATACGATTGCTGCTTTCGCCGCCGACCCTTAATAGGTCTTTCCGAGCTCGttcatcttccttctcttgccgcattctctctctctctttctgtAAGTGTAACTCCTcgcttctcttcctttcagCCCAGGTCTGAAATGCTCTTTTATCGCGAGTGCAAGATAACACAACATCCCTTGTGGCTAAAACATCCTCGAAACAATCGTGAATCCCCCCCTTTTTATTCctgatttttatattaagaaGCTCAGAGCATAGTGTTTGCAATCCCCATTGAATGCGACGAATTCCAACCGCATTTCTCGACAAGATCCCAGAATCCACAATGCGGGGATGAATTATCCGTAGAGCATCCAAGTCGTGCTGTAATGCATGACCAACAAGGATAGTGTgatcatcaatatatttccACAGTTCTGACCGAGCTCCCTCCCAGCCAGATAACGCCTGTCCTTGCAAATTCGCATTATCAAGTGTAGATTTCGATATACCGTGAATTGAAGACCGCATTTGGGTTATTTTCTCTCTCGGGCACACAAATCGATGGAGAAGTACCGCGCCAGTAATATAATCGATAACACAAAGCATGACGACTTCACCCGTTCCTCCAGAAGTCCCTGCCATCTCACAGTCCACTGTTACCGCACGAAACTTCGGCTCTCCAGAAGCAGCTGGTGTTTTTCGGAAGTCTTTGTGCTTAATCGCCCGTAGAGACAGTTGGAAATCATGTGTTGGTGATGTTCTACAGCCTTTTCCCTTGGTTCCGCAACATTTATATGGCTTCTTTTCAATCTgtaagattttgaaattataagcATCTATTGATGTTGAAGCATTCTGCAATAGTACATACCCATTTATTTCGTTTTCTTGGATGGAAGTTACACTCTCGGCCAATTGCATTTGTTTCTTGGCCTGCTACTAATTTAGCTCAACTTCACAACTAATAATGAGAAACTTACTATTGCATCGTGTGCATTTCCGTGAATTGACATAATCAAGCGGGTTGAATGGATCTAGAATATAACCATTTTCTTTGAGGTCCATGGGCGAATGACAATGTGTAGATAACTCGTTGAGCACTGTCGTGTATTCTGACTCCGCCACCACAGACCATGATGAATTCACAACTCGAGGGTTGTTCGCGATGACAGGTCTTGTTATGTTGGAAGTGCTGAAACTGGATGCAGTTGTGATTGGCGGCTGTCCGCGTTGACGTTTAGTTGAGGTATGAATGCTGAGTGCTTGTGCCTTTGCCGATTGAACTTGATTAGAAGCCACCTGTTTCTGCTGCTTGACACGCGGCAGCTGTACTTTCAGCTTCTTGTGTGCGGAAGAATCTCGGACATGTTGATCGAGCTCTCTCTGTCCATTAAACGACCTGTTGCATAGTGCGCAATAAACCGTCATGTTGATTTACCTATATCGGGCTGGATTCAAGTAGTGTTTTATTTAGGGCAGATATGTTGAATGGCAAGTGATGAGGGGAAATGATGGTTAGGGCGCATTGAAGCTCAGAGCGGGGTAAAGGTAGATCGCCCGTTTAACCTTAACCAGCGAGCCACCCCTCGTGCTACCCTTACTAAAGAAACGTGGATGGCTTTTCCCGCCAACACTATAAATCAGTAAACCCCGTGCAGATTTCGCAGGGTGCAAGAGATCATTTAATTCTGACTTCATATTTGGAAGGCGGATTCATAATCATCTACAGTAGTCTAATAAACCTTCGGAAAACTGAGTAGTAGGCTCACTacgccccccccccccccatcgATAAGGAATCCAAATCCTGCCAGAGTCAtaaagatgaaattgatgaccTTCTTTCGATTTTAATGGCCCCTTTTCTCTAGAATAATGTTCATAATGGTGATGTCTGTTTCAATTTAATTTGTGAtgacaatttcaaaaatagtTTGCCAGTATTTGCGCTTGTACATGATCAATCGCGAAACAGAGAAAGCATTTTAAGGGTCAAATTCACTCGGCCATCATGATACTGTGTACCACCTTCGTGTACTGCAGCAGGCTCTTAGATCCGATATTTTACTCTAATTACTTGAATCaataacgtggtttattagTGAGTAGGTCATATCAGTATATGAGTCACTcgaaaatacaccaaaattgcgtcattttgataattagtcattattttgaaaaaagaaaagagcgCTAAATAAGTATCAAAAACTagattcttataatttatatatatttgaatatttaatatcaaaattttaaaaaaatttaatctataaataaagaaagtatatACTTACACACAAACAATTTTTTCCTAGATTTTTGAGTGATCTATATACTAATACAACCTATTTACTAATAAACCTTATTATCCATCGATTACATTATCTACTTCTTTCATTACAAGTCTATCcaatcattcttctctcatTTCTCCATTACAACTCTCCAAACTCGCTAATATACTTGTTCGATTATAGTCTCGCTATAATGTATAACATAGTCTCGAATTGTTATACATTccttataatattaaagatttaCCTATCGGTCATTGAGTCTTAGAATTAATacaaatcaattaaattaaaaggtGTTTAAAATCTGATTTCAGGCATAAAAAATTTGATCAACTCTACACCTATTTATATAGAGATCTATATGAATTATCGATTTTGAATCGAATGTAGAGTAATGACCTTTTCGAGCTTTCTTGGCCTAGATAAACACGGATGGTGACCGCCTAAATATTCCTTAGAATAATAGTTATGTAGATAGCTGTGACATCACAGGAACCTTGTCTGACATCCACTAAACTCATAATAACCTGAATAGTTGGTGATCCCAGCTAATGTGTACTAATCCATTAAGAATTAAGACTCCGCTTTACTCTCGAGCCCTTTAGCATCTCTAGATCCCGCACTCTCCCTTGTATTATTCTCTCTACTTCCATTCACCACTCTTCATTCAACCAAATCAACCCGATTGAATCTATTTGTTATAGTTTCTttgaataatagattcaaaattcGCTTAgagtt encodes the following:
- the Bcrex3 gene encoding Bcrex3 → MTVYCALCNRSFNGQRELDQHVRDSSAHKKLKVQLPRVKQQKQVASNQVQSAKAQALSIHTSTKRQRGQPPITTASSFSTSNITRPVIANNPRVVNSSWSVVAESEYTTVLNELSTHCHSPMDLKENGYILDPFNPLDYVNSRKCTRCNSQETNAIGRECNFHPRKRNKWIEKKPYKCCGTKGKGCRTSPTHDFQLSLRAIKHKDFRKTPAASGEPKFRAVTVDCEMAGTSGGTGEVVMLCVIDYITGAVLLHRFVCPREKITQMRSSIHGISKSTLDNANLQGQALSGWEGARSELWKYIDDHTILVGHALQHDLDALRIIHPRIVDSGILSRNAVGIRRIQWGLQTLCSELLNIKIRNKKGGIHDCFEDVLATRDVVLSCTRDKRAFQTWAERKRSEELHLQKERERMRQEKEDERARKDLLRVGGESSNRICLSPNDEDEEILRWSDIAEDLGWPHPDTGYDPWSD